The Saprospiraceae bacterium genome contains the following window.
TTGTCAGTAACAGTAAATGTGCCGTTTATGCCGCTGACATAGCTTGTAACAGTATAGGTATTAATTGCATTGCAAATTGCTTTTGTAGAATCAACATAGAGTAAACATGCATCCGCATTACCACAGCCCAATCGCGCTTTAAAATTTACAGAAAAATTTGCTGGATTGCAATTGCTCTGATCCCAGATTGCAAGATATAAATTGCTGGTTTTACTAAATACTGGAGTTGCTTTTGTCAACCAGGAAGTATTAAATTGATTTCCGCAAGCATAAAGTTTTAAATTGGAACAATTACCAGACAAGCTGTCAGGACCACTTACACTTTGCGTGGGATTGAGAGAATAATACAAAGCCCAACCAATATTATCTGAAGTTTCAACCTGAAAATCATAGCTACCAGCTAAAGCGCGCACATCAAAATTCAACCAAATAATTTTACATCCCAAGCCAGGTGTTGAAACGGCCACAGCATTTCCGGTTGTTGGGTTAAAACAAGTAATTTGAGATAAATCGATTGTAAATTGAGAAGGATCATACGTACAGGTTCCTGGACCAATATTCGTTTGGCTACTGGCAGAACCGGAACAACTTATAATACCATGCGCACTGGGAGCCATAATACCATCATCAATTGATCCATCCGAATTCCAGTGCGATCCTCCGGTCCAACGCTGCGTGCATTCACAGGGACTATCGTTTCCGATCATAAATGAACCTGTAGAATTAAAATGAATTCCATCAGTTAAATCTAAATGAAAGATCCCCTGATCGTATTTAATTTCACAAGAATGATTCTTGACAGAATCTCCTTCATGGGTTCTGGATATTTTTGAATTTATAGGGGGAACATAGTTATAATATGCCTCAGCGTGCATTTGAGCGCTGGTTAATAAAAATAGTAAAAACGCACTATTGTTCCTCAGACTGAATAGTGAAAACATGCTTCGGTTTTTGATTGGTTCTAATCTTCGCTAAAACAAAAGTATTTAGAGCAATCCAGAGCTGTAGCCGTAATTAATAAAAGATAATTAATATTTATTATTGAAATTCATAGCTGACTATAAACTACATTTATACAAAATGAAAAAAAATGTATAGATGAATTTACAATATCTGAATTTATAGTTTTAATCTTCAAATTTCAATGCGACGTTTTGAATAGCTCCACCCAATTGAACTTGTTTATAGAGCGTTAGTTGGCAATTTTCAACGCGTGAATCAAAACGTTTAACGGTCTGAAGAACCCGCTTTGCAATATTTTCCAATAAGGCTTCAGGTTGTTTCATTTCAGATTGTATCAGCGTATAGATTGTTTCATAATTGAGGCTGTCATCCAAATTTAAGAGCTCTTTATCGGGAATTTTAAAATCCAGTCTAAGGTCCATTTTTAATTCTGTCAAAAGCATTCGTTCTTCGGGATAATATCCATAATGACCGAAAAAGCGCATTCCTTCTAAAACCAGGCTAATTTTTTTCATTTATCCTTTTATAATATTAACAAGCTGTTTCATTGCTGCAGGCTGAGTCTTATATAAATTTGTGCAAAATTGACGAAAAGAAAAGACATGACATCAAAAACCAAAGGATTGGATCGTTACGAAGGTCATGATTATTACCAGATCGACGAATTGCTCAGTGAAGAACATTTATTGGCCCGCCAAGCGGTCCGGGAATGGGTAAAGCAAGAGGTAAGTCCAATCATTGAAGAATACAGCAATAAAGCAGAATGCCCACAGCATTTGTTTAAGGGATTGGCTGAAATTGGTGCCTTTGGGCCCAGTCTTCCCCGCGAATACGGGGGTGGTGGCATGGATGAAATTGCATATGGGGTTATCATGCAAGAATTAGAACGGGGAGATTCTGGAGTGCGGTCAATGGCTTCGGTGCAAGGATCCCTGGTCATGTTTCCAATTTATAAGTTTGGCTCTGAGGCCCTTCGGAAAAAATACCTTCCCAAACTGGGTTCTGGTGAATTTATTGGTTGTTTTGGACTTACAGAACCTGATTTTGGCTCCAACCCCGCTGGAATGATTAGTACCGTTAAGGATGATGGCGATAGTTATATACTTAATGGTTCGAAAATGTGGATCACCAATTCCCCGGTTGCGGATCTTGCAGTAGTTTGGGCTAAAAATGAAGCTGGAGAAATTCTTGGAATGGTCGTTGAAAAAGACTCCAAAGGATATTCAGCACCTGAAATCCACGGGAAATGGTCTTTACGTGCTTCCATAACCGGAGAATTGGTCTTTGAAGATGTACGGGTACCCAAATCAAATGTGTTTCCAGAAGTAAAAGGTCTAAAAGGTCCACTGTCCTGTCTTTCTAAGGCGCGTTATGGAATTGCATGGGGCGCATTGGGAGCAGCGTTGGATTGTTACGATACAGCCCTTCGCTATGCCAAAGAACGGATTCAATTTGGCAAACCGCTTGCTGCCTTTCAATTGACTCAGAAAAAATTGGCTGAAATGATTACTGAAATTACCAAAGCCCAGCTCATGGCCTGGAGATTGGGTGTATTGGCCAATAATGGTAAAGCCAGTCCTGCACAAATTTCTATGGCTAAAAGAAACAATGTCCATACCGCTTTGGTTATTGCAAGGGAAGCTCGTCAAATCTTAGGAGGAATGGGAATAACCAATGAATATCCTATAATGCGTCACATGATGAATCTTGAAACCGTTTTAACATATGAAGGGACTCATGACATTCATTTGTTAATTACCGGAATGGATATTACTGGAATTAATGCATTTGAAAATTAATATACAATATTCTGCGTATTGATCGTTTTACACTAGCAATTTTAAATTGAATTTTGGAAACTACTTTACATTTTTCAGATTATAAATTATGCAAGCTTTTTGCTTGTGTTTGTATAGTGATCTTTTGCTGCACTCAAGTTGGATTTACTCAGGTTCAAAATACCAATGACATCTTTCTTCAAAATGGATCTTTTGAGGGAATTCCTAAATGTTGTGAACCCCCGAATGGATGGATTGATTGTGGATTTAAAGGGGAAACCCCACCCGATGTGCAACCTGCTCTGGATGATAAAAATCAACCCTTCTTTAGCGTTACGAAATCAGCTTTTCATGGAAATACCTATCTCGGGATGGTGGTCCGTGAAAATGATACCTACGAACGCGTATCTCAGCGATTGATAAAACCCCTACTTAAAGGGACTTGCTATTCTTTTAGCATCATGCTGTGCAGATCGAGTACGTATCTGAGTGCTTCCAATAAAAATGAGCCCACCAATTTAAAACAATATACAACTCCGGTGATTTTAAGAATTTGGGGGGGTGAAGCATTTTGCAATCAGAAACAATTGTTGGCTGAATCTCCTTTAATTGATAATACAGACTGGAAAAAGTTTGAATTTGAATTGGAAGCAAAATACGATTTACAGTATCTTGAATTGGAAGCCTTTTACAAAACACCTGTACTGTTTCCATACAATGGAAATATTTTGTTGGATAATGCGTCTCATTTAACGGTCATACCCTGTCCAACAGATCCGGCATATGATAAATACAAAAAAGAACGCGACGCGACGAAATCAAAAAATACGGTAACGGTTGCAAAGCCCAAAGAAAACGCTAAAACTAAAACCACCAATGGAAACGGGACGACCGCCAAACCAAAAGAACGTATTTTAAAATACCTGGATAATAGCAAATTGAGTGTTGGTCAAGTAATGAAAATCGAAAAATTGTATTTTGAAACGGATTCAGCCAGATTTAAGTCCGAATCAAATACTGTACTGGATGAATTATACGAATACCTCAATAAAAATAAAAAAATCCGGATTGAAATTGGGGGCCATACCAATAATAAATGCGCTGAAAAATATTGTGAACGCTTATCCTTGTTACGTGCGGAAGCAGTAAAAGAATATCTGGTAACAAAAGGCATTGATACCAAACGAATTAATTGCAAAGGATATGGTGGAAAAAATCCGGTTGCATCCAATTCAACAAAAGAAGGTCGGGCATTAAATCAACGCGTAGAGATTAAGATCCTGAGTATCGCAGGCTAAGCGGCTCTTTTGACAATTGGTCGCGGCTTAACTAATTTTACACCCATGTTGCAAACTGAAGGCATCGTTTTTCGCACAACCCGCTTCCGCGAAAGCAGCCTGATCATGGATATCTATACTGCTGAAAAAGGATTGCAATGTTTTATTGCCAATGGGGTTTTTTCAAAATCAAATCAACGATTGGCTTCCTTATTTCAGTTGATGAATGTATTAGATCTCTTGGTTTATTACAATGAACAAAAAGAAATTCATCGAATTAAAGAAGTGAGTCCTGCGATACTTTATCAACGCATCCCATTTGATATAAAACGTTCTGCCATTGGCACTTTTATCCTTGAGGTTTGTCGAAAATCAATCAGCGGACACCAAACCAATCCAGAATTATTTCAATTTATTAAAAATTGTTATCAGCAATTGGATTATGAGCAGCAAATAAGTCCTCAATTTGCTATCGATTTTTTATTGGATTTATCATCTTTTCTGGGATTTAGTCCATTAGATAATTATTCTGAAACTGCAAATTCTTTAGATTTATTAAATGGTTCATTTTGTCCATTTGAGTTATCCAACAAATATGCTGTGAATCCTGAAGACAGCCAGTTACTTTTTTTATTAATCCAAAAAAAGACAGGTACTGACTCCTTCAAAACCTTAGAACAACGAAGACGCATCCTTGATTTATTATTGTTCTATTTTAAGTTACATTTAGAACATTTTAAAGATATAAAATCGATTGAAGTTTTTAAAGGGATCTTTTAATTGGAATGTATTTAACTCACAAACTAAACCAGAGCAATTGCAAACGATGTTGACACCACAAAAAATTCAATACAAGCGTGGCAATTATACAAATGCTGAATTAATAGATTTATATAATGCCCTCCTTTACCCACGACTCATCGAAGAAAAAATGTTGCTTCTTTTGCGTCAAGGCAGGATTTCCAAATGGTTTTCGGGAATTGGCCAGGAAGCCATTTCAGTTGGATGCACTGAAGCCCTGGATCAGGATGAATTAATATTCCCACTGCATCGCAATCTTGGCGTATTTACTTCAAGAAAAATGCCTTTAGATCGATTATTTGCTCAGTGGCAGGGAAAATCTCAGGGTTATACCAAAGGTCGCGATCGCTCGTTCCATTTTGGAAATTTGGACTATGGCATTGTGGGTATGATTTCACATCTGGGTCCGCAACTCACTTTAGCCAATGGTGCTGCTTTGGCATCCCTTTTAAAAAAAGAGCAAAAACTGAGTGTCGCATTTACCGGAGAAGGTGGAACCAGTGAGGGTGATTTTCACGAAGCACTCAATGTGGCTTCTGTATGGTCACTTCCTGTAATTTTTATCATTGAAAACAATGGCTACGGTTTATCCACACCAACCTGTGAGCAATACGCTTGTAAACGATTAGCAGATCGCGCCATTGGATATGGAATGGAAGGAATTACCATCGATGGGAATAACATTCTTGAGGTACATACTACCATCAACAAATTAGCAAAAAGCATCCGGGAACATCCAAGACCGGTGTTGGTGGAATGCATGACTTTTCGGATGCGTGGACATGAAGAAGCCAGTGGTGTAAAATATGTTCCGAAACAATTATTGGAAGCATGGGCAGAAAAAGATCCAATCACCAATTATGAAAACTGGTTAGTTCAAGAACAGATTATTCAAGCGGAAGAAGTTACACACATTCGATCTCAATTAAAAAAACAAATTCAGGAGGAAGTCGAAAAAGTATTTGAATGGCCAGATGATCCGGTCGTATTGGAAGATGAATTGGCGGATGTTTACAAAGCATTTGACTTTAAAGAACTTTTACCACCGAAAGATGCCGCTGTAAAAAACATTCGTTTTATTGATGCCATACGCGAAGGATTGCAACAAGCCATGCGAAGACATCCTGATTTGGTGTTGATGGGCCAAGACATTGCTGAATATGGGGGTGTTTTTAAAATAACCGAAGGTTTTCTAACAGAATTTGGAAACCACCGCGTGCGCAATACACCCATTTGTGAAAGCGCGATCCTCGGTGCTGCGTTGGGCCTAAGTCTTAAAGGCATCAAATCAATGGTGGAAATGCAATTTGCAGACTTTGTAAGCAGTGGATTCAA
Protein-coding sequences here:
- a CDS encoding dihydroneopterin aldolase, whose amino-acid sequence is MKKISLVLEGMRFFGHYGYYPEERMLLTELKMDLRLDFKIPDKELLNLDDSLNYETIYTLIQSEMKQPEALLENIAKRVLQTVKRFDSRVENCQLTLYKQVQLGGAIQNVALKFED
- a CDS encoding dehydrogenase E1 component subunit alpha/beta, which codes for MLTPQKIQYKRGNYTNAELIDLYNALLYPRLIEEKMLLLLRQGRISKWFSGIGQEAISVGCTEALDQDELIFPLHRNLGVFTSRKMPLDRLFAQWQGKSQGYTKGRDRSFHFGNLDYGIVGMISHLGPQLTLANGAALASLLKKEQKLSVAFTGEGGTSEGDFHEALNVASVWSLPVIFIIENNGYGLSTPTCEQYACKRLADRAIGYGMEGITIDGNNILEVHTTINKLAKSIREHPRPVLVECMTFRMRGHEEASGVKYVPKQLLEAWAEKDPITNYENWLVQEQIIQAEEVTHIRSQLKKQIQEEVEKVFEWPDDPVVLEDELADVYKAFDFKELLPPKDAAVKNIRFIDAIREGLQQAMRRHPDLVLMGQDIAEYGGVFKITEGFLTEFGNHRVRNTPICESAILGAALGLSLKGIKSMVEMQFADFVSSGFNQVVNNLAKIHYRWGQQAAIVIRMPCGAATQAGPFHSQTNEAWFAHTAGLKIVYPSNPYDAKGLLISAFEDPNPVLFFEHKALYRAVNGLVPDAYYNIPLGKARLVHTGNSMTIISYGLGIQWAQELLQKESFDADLIDLRSLVPLDYDTIRESVLKTGKVCILQEDNLFCSIGSEIAAWIQENCFEALDAPIQRCASLDTPIPFVKRLEDQYLAVTRLEEKLRYLQAY
- the recO gene encoding DNA repair protein RecO, which encodes MLQTEGIVFRTTRFRESSLIMDIYTAEKGLQCFIANGVFSKSNQRLASLFQLMNVLDLLVYYNEQKEIHRIKEVSPAILYQRIPFDIKRSAIGTFILEVCRKSISGHQTNPELFQFIKNCYQQLDYEQQISPQFAIDFLLDLSSFLGFSPLDNYSETANSLDLLNGSFCPFELSNKYAVNPEDSQLLFLLIQKKTGTDSFKTLEQRRRILDLLLFYFKLHLEHFKDIKSIEVFKGIF
- a CDS encoding OmpA family protein; this encodes METTLHFSDYKLCKLFACVCIVIFCCTQVGFTQVQNTNDIFLQNGSFEGIPKCCEPPNGWIDCGFKGETPPDVQPALDDKNQPFFSVTKSAFHGNTYLGMVVRENDTYERVSQRLIKPLLKGTCYSFSIMLCRSSTYLSASNKNEPTNLKQYTTPVILRIWGGEAFCNQKQLLAESPLIDNTDWKKFEFELEAKYDLQYLELEAFYKTPVLFPYNGNILLDNASHLTVIPCPTDPAYDKYKKERDATKSKNTVTVAKPKENAKTKTTNGNGTTAKPKERILKYLDNSKLSVGQVMKIEKLYFETDSARFKSESNTVLDELYEYLNKNKKIRIEIGGHTNNKCAEKYCERLSLLRAEAVKEYLVTKGIDTKRINCKGYGGKNPVASNSTKEGRALNQRVEIKILSIAG
- a CDS encoding acyl-CoA dehydrogenase family protein → MTSKTKGLDRYEGHDYYQIDELLSEEHLLARQAVREWVKQEVSPIIEEYSNKAECPQHLFKGLAEIGAFGPSLPREYGGGGMDEIAYGVIMQELERGDSGVRSMASVQGSLVMFPIYKFGSEALRKKYLPKLGSGEFIGCFGLTEPDFGSNPAGMISTVKDDGDSYILNGSKMWITNSPVADLAVVWAKNEAGEILGMVVEKDSKGYSAPEIHGKWSLRASITGELVFEDVRVPKSNVFPEVKGLKGPLSCLSKARYGIAWGALGAALDCYDTALRYAKERIQFGKPLAAFQLTQKKLAEMITEITKAQLMAWRLGVLANNGKASPAQISMAKRNNVHTALVIAREARQILGGMGITNEYPIMRHMMNLETVLTYEGTHDIHLLITGMDITGINAFEN